Part of the Henckelia pumila isolate YLH828 chromosome 2, ASM3356847v2, whole genome shotgun sequence genome is shown below.
ctcaGCCCTGGGCGTCACACTTTTTGAGCAAGAAATTTGATTCTCGGACGCTCTGATCGCCAGTTCGAATGCTCCGAACTCTGCATGTATTGATATGTCTGTTGCGTCTTGAAACCCCAGTTGACAGCTGCGTTCGGACTTTCCGAACTcatgattggagcttccgatcttccaCGTGGCGGTGCACTGTTGACACCTCACTACTAAATACTGATCGGACCTTACGATAACTCTTCTTGATCTTCTTTCGATCTACACTTCAGACCTTCTGAACCCCTAGGTGGTTCCGAAGCCTATTCTCTTGGTTTTGAACTTGATTAAACATTTGATTTACTTAAATACATTAATCCATGTGTAGCTTTTAATTGACCTTAAATGATATTCGGATCATCAGTTTACAGcactatataataaatttataggaaaaaaactttttttttgtttatattgggctcaggaaaataaatttattgagAAAGACAATTAGCACGAAGCCAAAGATTATATAtactagcataatcgcacacgcgttgcgtgtgtataaaatcatgcaatatatttaatattgtatgttatatataaatattattttttaaataatatttaaatttattttttaacatttataaaataatataaaaataaatttaaatttttttatcaatttatcttatctacaatgtttagttgagaaaaatatgaaaatttgaaatataaaaaaaaacaaataaaaattaaattataatatttatattacataaggGCAATTTCGCCAATTTAAAAGATGGTGTCTAAGGAagagattctttatatatatatatatatatatatatatatatagttttgatcccacgcaccctagggtgcggggGATCCACGTGTACCCGTGCCCAAAATAACTCCGATTGccttgaaaaatttatattggGTCTAGAAAAATAGATTTTTAAGACATATAAGGGATTGAGAAACTTcagaaataataaattttattggaCTTACACAACTATGTAATAGATTTTATTTTCCCAAAATTATGGCCTTCCAAAAATAAAGGTCTGAGTCGGATGACTCTTAGGCCTTTTAATAGGAACGGCTCTGATCAATTGGACCCAATTCAATTAAGCTCAAATGAATTACTTCGACCTAGTCAACTCTTGACCAATATACAAATAGTATTTGAAAGAGCTTTTAAAAACAATTCTCaacttttttttcaaattttttttttaaaagctttcTTAAACACTATCTCAAAATAATTCATTAATATTTTAACTTGATATACAAGACGAGACGACTTGATATTAGATTTAAATAGTTCAAGACCAGCATATATTCTTCACAACCATCATAATCGAGTCTTGGATCCAAGCAAACCCGACACATACGGGACGAGACACACTCTAATTATCATGCATGAGACTCGACAATTTCATCCATCTAGAGAAATGTACAAAGTGACATGAATTTGTTTGAGAAGAAAAGACATGAACAAATTTGATATATCGCTCAAACAACCCTCATTTCTCTTGTGGCTTAAGTTGGTCAATTAGGCTTCCAAGCAACACATCCAAATCCCCACCACTCTCTGATCTTACCAGCCGAACTTTTGCTTTCACCTCGTTGGCTTTGACACGAACTTTCGCGGCCGTCATCAGCTCGCTGATCTTCTTTGCTATGTCATCTCCGGCCACCAAGACCTCCCCACGCCAGCCCCAATCCGCCCACAATCCAATGCCTGCCTTTTCGACCACCTCCGCGTTCAGCTTTTGGTCCCCATTCAGCGGCCAAGCAAGTATAGGCACGCCCAATCTCGCAGCTTCCGTAACAGAATTCCATCCACAGTGGCTGAGGAATCCTCCAATGGCCGGATGTGCTAGAATCTGATCTTGTTTCACCCATCCCTTTATCACCACTCCTTGTTTCTTTGTTCTTTCAAGAAAAGATTCGCCAAGTATCGTTTGTACGTCTTCCTTGTCATCTTTGTCCACTTTGTTCGTTTTCAGTACCCACAAGAATTTGCACCCGCTCTTCTCTAGTCCGTCGCGTAGTTCTAGTATTTGGTTCATGGGCAGCGCCATCCTGCTCCCGAAGCTAACGTAGAGTACTGATTCGGGAGCTTGTTCGTCGAGCCAAGGAAGAAGATTATAAGGTGCCTTTTCTTCCTCGAAAGAGTTTAAAGGGCCAAGTGCTAGAACTGGTGCAAGATCAGGTATGACTCTTCCACTGTTTAACGCCTCGATAGTTTCCGATTCGAGCTCGGAAAAAGAGTTGAACAATATGCCTTTCACTTCACTGAGACAAGGGATATTTGAATCTAAAATGGCTGACATGAAGTGGTTTGAATCCAAGAGTTGAGGAGCAATGCTCGAGAAGGGTACGGGTCCTAAACCGGGGAGCTGGAGATGGCCGATTTCTTGAAATATCCCACCATTATTTATCTTGGGAAGGAGAACCAGAATGGAGAAAAATATAGCAGAAGTAGTGGCCAAAACATAGGCAGAGATTGAGTTATTAGAAGCAAACCGACACATGCTTCTAGCAACCTGGAAATCGGATATTATGGCAGAGAGTGGCGGCGATAAAGCCGCGAGGATGGGATCCAGAAGATGAAGTGAGTTGCTGATGGCTTCAACCTGCATGAGGAAAGGATCTATGTTGAGGAACTTGGATTT
Proteins encoded:
- the LOC140877323 gene encoding UDP-glycosyltransferase 708G2-like, with product MAPPHVALFPCSGMGSLTPFLRLAATLAARGCAVAVITLHPTVSAAESDYISSFFSLHPHIKRVEFQPQLSLEKSKFLNIDPFLMQVEAISNSLHLLDPILAALSPPLSAIISDFQVARSMCRFASNNSISAYVLATTSAIFFSILVLLPKINNGGIFQEIGHLQLPGLGPVPFSSIAPQLLDSNHFMSAILDSNIPCLSEVKGILFNSFSELESETIEALNSGRVIPDLAPVLALGPLNSFEEEKAPYNLLPWLDEQAPESVLYVSFGSRMALPMNQILELRDGLEKSGCKFLWVLKTNKVDKDDKEDVQTILGESFLERTKKQGVVIKGWVKQDQILAHPAIGGFLSHCGWNSVTEAARLGVPILAWPLNGDQKLNAEVVEKAGIGLWADWGWRGEVLVAGDDIAKKISELMTAAKVRVKANEVKAKVRLVRSESGGDLDVLLGSLIDQLKPQEK